In a single window of the Candidatus Flexicrinis proximus genome:
- a CDS encoding response regulator transcription factor: MLPLKVLVADDHRLFRQGLISLMKTRPDLVCVVGEAATGQQAIEMTNTLRPDVVLMDIHMPDGNGLEATAAIHQQCPDVTVVMLTASDAEENLYRAVRLGAAGYLLKDLDASELFDLLNGVESKEIIMTRAMGARLLKAVASSPKALESGETLTEREIDVLKLVAQGASNSQIAETLTISINTVKVHLRNILDKLRLDNRTQAAAYALRAGLATASPLDANND, translated from the coding sequence ATGCTGCCCCTAAAAGTACTTGTCGCGGACGATCATCGACTCTTTCGGCAGGGGCTGATCAGCCTGATGAAGACACGTCCTGACCTGGTATGTGTGGTTGGCGAGGCCGCCACCGGCCAGCAGGCCATTGAGATGACCAACACTCTTCGGCCGGATGTCGTCCTGATGGACATTCACATGCCAGATGGCAACGGGCTAGAAGCGACTGCCGCGATTCACCAGCAGTGCCCCGATGTCACGGTGGTCATGCTGACCGCTTCCGATGCCGAAGAAAACCTTTATCGCGCCGTGCGGCTCGGCGCTGCGGGGTATCTGTTGAAGGATCTGGATGCCAGCGAACTCTTTGATCTGCTCAATGGGGTAGAAAGCAAGGAGATAATCATGACGCGGGCAATGGGTGCGCGCCTGTTAAAGGCTGTTGCCTCCTCACCAAAGGCTCTGGAAAGCGGTGAAACGCTCACCGAACGAGAAATCGACGTTCTGAAGTTAGTTGCGCAGGGGGCAAGTAACTCCCAGATTGCCGAGACACTCACAATCTCCATCAACACCGTCAAAGTTCATCTGCGAAACATCCTGGATAAGTTGCGACTCGATAACCGCACGCAGGCTGCTGCTTATGCCCTGCGCGCCGGCTTAGCGACAGCTTCGCCTCTTGACGCAAATAATGACTGA
- a CDS encoding LacI family DNA-binding transcriptional regulator, translated as MADNRHRKTVTQDDVAERAGVSRAMVSYVINNGPRQVAEETRNRVLAAIKELGYRPNKHAQMLSGNDFAVGGKYIGIIMAGHYMFRRPYYGAILASIHAYAHERDRHIRFIRVFDDFNNPALFNELIDPNEIGGVILIGLDQVLQATADSALIQQIVDRVERVVCVEWTWPGVPTIRFDRQDAALQATRHLIGTGRAHIAYIGPEDQRDVGYRQALWEVGVPVDTQLVHYAIDAASGFESVNQLLDSGLEVDAIFTGTDEVAVGVLNGLHRRDITIPGQIALASIDNLDIAAFTIPALTTMDVPKNEIGQHAVEILLADTARRGASAFSITVPTRLIVRESSQ; from the coding sequence ATGGCTGACAACCGCCACCGCAAAACCGTTACCCAGGACGATGTCGCAGAACGCGCCGGTGTTTCGCGTGCGATGGTCTCCTATGTCATCAACAATGGCCCGCGCCAGGTCGCAGAGGAAACGCGCAACCGCGTGCTGGCGGCGATCAAAGAACTCGGATACCGCCCAAATAAACATGCCCAGATGTTGTCCGGCAACGACTTTGCCGTAGGCGGGAAGTACATCGGCATTATTATGGCCGGCCACTATATGTTCCGGCGTCCATATTACGGTGCAATTCTCGCCAGTATTCACGCCTACGCCCATGAACGCGATCGCCATATCCGCTTTATCCGGGTCTTTGACGACTTCAATAACCCGGCGCTCTTCAACGAATTGATCGACCCGAATGAGATCGGCGGCGTGATCCTGATCGGTCTCGATCAGGTCCTTCAAGCGACAGCTGATAGCGCGCTGATTCAGCAAATTGTCGATCGCGTAGAGCGGGTGGTCTGTGTCGAGTGGACATGGCCGGGTGTGCCGACGATCCGCTTCGACCGACAGGATGCGGCGCTGCAAGCGACCCGCCACCTGATCGGCACGGGGCGTGCCCACATTGCGTATATTGGGCCAGAGGACCAGCGCGATGTGGGTTACCGGCAGGCGCTCTGGGAAGTCGGCGTTCCGGTGGACACACAGCTCGTCCACTATGCCATCGATGCGGCTTCGGGCTTTGAGAGCGTTAACCAACTGCTTGATTCCGGACTTGAAGTTGACGCGATTTTCACTGGAACCGATGAAGTCGCGGTGGGCGTGCTGAACGGCCTGCACCGGCGGGATATCACTATTCCCGGCCAAATCGCGCTGGCCAGCATCGATAACCTTGATATCGCCGCATTCACGATCCCCGCTCTGACCACGATGGACGTGCCGAAGAATGAGATCGGCCAGCACGCGGTTGAGATACTGCTTGCAGATACGGCGCGACGCGGGGCATCGGCCTTCTCGATCACCGTCCCGACACGATTGATTGTCCGCGAATCCAGCCAGTAA
- a CDS encoding glycosyl hydrolase 53 family protein: protein MFLGADLSSIHEVEDSGGVFYHQGLPADLIEILTANGANIARVRLWHTPTWTSYSTLDDAKRTMRRARDAGMALMLDFHYSDTWADPAKQIIPAAWAAIRDPELLSAALHDYTLTTLIDLHACGLMPEFVQVGNEINTELLMPGYHDGAVINWPRNALLINAGLAAVREAGRRTGTTPRSVLHIAQPENLEPWFEAAFENGVSDFDEIGLSYYPKWSICSLYEMGQAIAAVKQRWGKPIMIVETAYPWTLEPGRVDDHLLGPDAVVPAYPATAEGQRQFLIDLAQITVASGGTGVIYWEPAWISTAAKPTHWENATLFDYEGRALNGIEFFAQGVQP, encoded by the coding sequence ATGTTTCTTGGTGCGGACCTTTCTTCTATTCATGAAGTTGAAGACAGCGGCGGTGTTTTCTACCACCAGGGACTCCCCGCTGATCTGATCGAAATTTTGACCGCCAACGGCGCAAACATTGCGCGGGTGCGGCTGTGGCATACACCGACATGGACGTCTTACAGCACGCTTGACGACGCAAAACGTACGATGCGACGCGCCCGTGATGCCGGCATGGCGCTGATGCTGGACTTTCACTACTCCGACACCTGGGCTGATCCTGCCAAACAGATCATTCCCGCTGCATGGGCGGCGATACGCGATCCCGAACTCTTATCGGCGGCGCTCCACGACTATACGCTGACAACGTTGATCGACTTGCATGCTTGCGGCCTCATGCCGGAATTCGTGCAGGTTGGCAACGAGATCAATACCGAACTGCTGATGCCTGGCTACCACGATGGCGCGGTGATCAACTGGCCGCGCAACGCGCTACTGATCAACGCGGGACTGGCAGCCGTGCGAGAGGCGGGGCGCAGGACCGGAACGACACCCCGATCTGTACTGCATATCGCCCAACCTGAAAACCTCGAGCCGTGGTTCGAAGCGGCATTTGAAAACGGCGTGAGCGACTTCGACGAGATCGGCTTGTCGTATTACCCGAAGTGGAGCATCTGCTCGCTCTACGAAATGGGGCAGGCGATTGCAGCGGTGAAACAGCGCTGGGGCAAACCGATCATGATCGTCGAGACCGCCTATCCGTGGACGCTTGAGCCGGGGCGGGTGGACGACCACCTGCTTGGCCCGGACGCTGTGGTGCCAGCCTATCCCGCGACAGCGGAAGGGCAGCGCCAGTTTCTAATTGATCTTGCCCAAATTACGGTGGCCAGCGGCGGCACCGGCGTGATTTATTGGGAGCCCGCGTGGATTTCCACGGCTGCCAAGCCAACGCATTGGGAGAACGCGACTTTGTTCGATTACGAAGGTCGCGCGCTAAACGGAATCGAGTTTTTTGCACAAGGAGTTCAGCCATGA
- a CDS encoding extracellular solute-binding protein, whose product MKRISLVLVLLLVFVVSAAAFAQESALTIWVDDQRLPVVTELAAKFSEEFGVEVVVEPMGIQDTREALIRGASTGEGPDLFIIPHDNMGALVDSGVVAPIDLGDKAELFLPSALEAFNYNGELYGVPFAIENVALFRNTDLVPEVPATWAELAEVGRALVDEGKAEVAMAFPDLGYNYFPVYTAFGGAIFGRDEAGSYSAELIEIGDEGMVAGAEWANTLIRDGYASDNLDWEAAHVLFDSGAAPFIITGPWALDRFKSVGVPYAISSFPSVEADGQPGAPFIGVQGFMVKANSENLLLAQAFLTEFIATDESMQLIFDSDPRPSAWVAIFEATEDADMRGFAEAGADGQAMPAIPEMGAVWDAWNNAGLLIAQGELTPAEALAEAESQILTQIEESE is encoded by the coding sequence ATGAAACGTATTTCGCTCGTTCTTGTTCTGTTGTTGGTTTTTGTCGTGTCGGCGGCGGCCTTTGCACAGGAGTCGGCGCTGACCATCTGGGTGGACGATCAACGTCTGCCGGTTGTCACCGAGCTTGCTGCTAAGTTCAGTGAAGAATTTGGCGTGGAAGTCGTGGTCGAGCCGATGGGCATTCAGGACACGCGTGAAGCGCTGATCCGCGGCGCTAGCACTGGCGAAGGCCCTGACCTGTTCATTATCCCGCACGATAACATGGGCGCGCTGGTCGACAGCGGTGTCGTCGCTCCGATCGACCTGGGCGACAAGGCCGAACTGTTCCTGCCGTCGGCGTTGGAAGCCTTCAACTACAACGGCGAGCTGTATGGGGTGCCGTTCGCGATCGAGAACGTTGCGCTGTTCCGTAACACCGACCTGGTGCCGGAAGTGCCGGCGACGTGGGCAGAGCTCGCCGAAGTCGGCCGCGCACTGGTCGACGAGGGCAAGGCTGAAGTTGCGATGGCGTTCCCGGACCTCGGCTACAACTACTTCCCGGTTTACACGGCATTCGGCGGCGCGATCTTCGGGCGCGACGAAGCCGGCAGCTACTCGGCAGAACTCATCGAGATCGGCGACGAAGGAATGGTCGCTGGAGCAGAGTGGGCAAACACGCTAATCCGCGATGGATACGCCTCGGACAACCTCGACTGGGAAGCCGCGCATGTCCTGTTTGACAGCGGCGCCGCACCGTTCATCATTACCGGCCCGTGGGCACTTGACCGCTTCAAGTCGGTTGGCGTCCCGTATGCGATCAGCTCATTCCCTTCGGTCGAGGCGGACGGCCAACCTGGCGCGCCGTTTATCGGCGTACAGGGCTTCATGGTCAAGGCTAACAGCGAGAATCTGCTGCTGGCGCAGGCGTTCCTGACCGAATTCATCGCCACGGACGAGTCGATGCAGTTGATCTTCGACTCAGACCCGCGCCCGTCAGCCTGGGTCGCCATTTTTGAGGCGACTGAAGATGCAGACATGCGCGGTTTCGCCGAAGCCGGCGCAGATGGCCAGGCGATGCCGGCCATCCCCGAAATGGGCGCGGTGTGGGATGCCTGGAACAACGCCGGCCTGCTGATCGCCCAAGGTGAACTGACCCCGGCCGAAGCACTGGCCGAAGCCGAGTCGCAAATCCTGACACAGATCGAAGAATCAGAATAG
- a CDS encoding ABC transporter permease subunit: protein MTAIQTRPSLSDLRPNGRHLFVVAFDAAMLWLIWQLVQDGSYPLAAILVVPVVMITISFSVARLYAYRWLSIGLCLTVLFVLYPVLYTFYLSTTSTAQGHILTQQQAVAALERTLYVPEDGQSYSWAAYQGEDGSYALWLTDDQGATFVARIGADTSAGVPGEAGIGAADESGLPTTLDGARRLERRELFGLLDTLSAMTFGTPPSEIKITSLSSAATTQPRYAYDAAQDTVTDRQTGLTFRPENGTFVAETGEELRPGFFTDVGTRNFSRFLSSAALRGPLLSIILWNFTYAILSVLLSFALGLFIAVLFDNLPGKKIIRMLLIIPYPIPALVSILIWRNLLNPDFGALVKLQEALFGSAPGWLTDPTATRIAIIVINVWLSYPYFYIVSSGALQAIPSEMLDAAAVDGANVWQKFSRITLPLLLLIVGPLLVASFAFTFNNFNLIFVFNQGNPPIAGSPIPAGHTDILISFVYRLGFNTSQADYGLAAAISIVLFVFVALITFFQFRYTRILEDRV, encoded by the coding sequence ATGACCGCCATCCAAACCAGACCGTCCCTTTCTGACCTGCGTCCTAACGGACGACACTTATTTGTTGTGGCTTTCGACGCCGCAATGTTGTGGCTGATCTGGCAGCTGGTGCAGGATGGCAGCTATCCGCTGGCCGCCATCCTGGTTGTGCCGGTCGTGATGATCACGATCAGCTTCAGCGTGGCGCGACTATATGCGTACCGCTGGCTAAGCATTGGCCTGTGCCTCACGGTGCTGTTTGTGTTGTACCCGGTGCTGTATACGTTCTATCTGTCGACGACGAGCACGGCGCAGGGACATATCCTGACCCAGCAGCAGGCGGTCGCGGCACTGGAGCGTACGCTGTATGTGCCGGAGGACGGGCAGAGCTATTCGTGGGCGGCCTATCAAGGGGAAGACGGCAGCTACGCGCTCTGGCTGACGGATGACCAGGGCGCGACCTTTGTGGCGAGAATTGGGGCGGATACGAGCGCAGGGGTGCCGGGCGAGGCGGGCATCGGTGCGGCGGACGAGAGTGGACTGCCGACAACACTCGATGGTGCGCGGCGGCTGGAAAGACGTGAGCTGTTCGGGCTGCTGGATACGCTCAGCGCAATGACCTTTGGCACGCCGCCGAGCGAAATCAAGATCACAAGCCTGTCGAGCGCGGCCACGACCCAGCCGCGTTACGCATACGACGCGGCACAGGACACGGTGACCGACCGGCAAACCGGGCTGACTTTCCGGCCAGAGAACGGCACATTCGTGGCGGAGACGGGCGAGGAACTGCGTCCGGGCTTCTTCACGGATGTCGGCACGCGTAACTTCTCCCGTTTCCTGTCCAGCGCGGCTCTGCGCGGGCCGCTGCTGTCGATCATCCTGTGGAACTTTACGTATGCGATCCTGAGCGTGCTGCTGAGTTTCGCGCTGGGGCTGTTCATCGCCGTCCTGTTCGACAATCTGCCCGGCAAGAAGATCATCCGCATGCTGCTGATCATCCCGTATCCGATCCCAGCGCTGGTTTCGATCCTGATCTGGCGCAACCTGCTGAACCCGGATTTCGGCGCGCTGGTGAAGCTGCAGGAAGCGCTGTTTGGCTCCGCTCCCGGTTGGCTAACCGACCCGACGGCCACCCGAATCGCCATTATCGTGATCAACGTCTGGCTGTCGTACCCGTACTTCTACATCGTATCGAGCGGGGCGCTGCAGGCGATCCCCAGCGAAATGCTGGACGCGGCGGCCGTCGATGGGGCGAACGTCTGGCAGAAGTTCTCGCGGATTACGCTGCCGCTGCTGCTACTGATTGTGGGGCCGCTGCTGGTCGCATCGTTCGCCTTCACCTTCAACAACTTCAACCTGATCTTCGTGTTCAACCAGGGCAACCCGCCGATTGCCGGCTCGCCGATACCGGCGGGTCATACCGACATCCTGATCTCGTTCGTCTACCGGCTGGGGTTTAACACCAGCCAGGCGGATTACGGCCTGGCAGCAGCGATCTCGATCGTGCTGTTCGTGTTCGTGGCGCTGATCACGTTCTTCCAATTCCGCTATACCCGTATTCTGGAGGATCGCGTCTAA
- a CDS encoding sugar ABC transporter permease: MANDGVEMIYNRPLRGRDTLLTYKQRKYIGYGIRYVIAAMLVVFAFVPVVWVLSASLNPSGSLTSPEIIPRNPGLGNYTGLFQNPYYPFTRWLANSFGIAGISTFLSVTSTAVAAYALSRFRFYGRTSLMRAILIVNIFPGVLSMIALYSIMQQLGNHVSFLGLDSHVSLILVYTSGAMSINVFLVKGYLDTIPRELDESAQVDGATHWQVFSKITLPLAMPILITIGVLTFMAIYGDFVLPRVLLQSADKLTIMVGLYMFQSADYAQNWGVFTAGAVIAALPILGLYLLLQRYIIGGLTSGAVKL, encoded by the coding sequence ATGGCCAACGACGGCGTGGAGATGATCTATAACCGGCCACTACGCGGCCGGGACACCCTGCTTACGTACAAGCAGCGCAAGTACATCGGGTATGGGATCCGCTACGTGATCGCGGCGATGCTGGTGGTGTTCGCGTTCGTCCCGGTGGTGTGGGTGCTATCGGCCTCGCTTAATCCGTCGGGGTCGCTGACATCGCCGGAGATCATCCCGCGCAACCCCGGCCTCGGCAATTACACGGGGCTGTTTCAGAACCCGTATTACCCGTTCACGCGGTGGCTGGCGAACTCGTTCGGGATCGCCGGGATCTCGACTTTTCTGAGCGTGACGAGCACGGCGGTGGCGGCTTACGCGCTGTCGCGCTTCCGCTTCTACGGGCGGACGAGCCTGATGCGGGCGATCCTGATCGTGAACATCTTCCCCGGCGTGCTGTCGATGATCGCGCTGTACTCGATCATGCAGCAGTTGGGCAACCATGTGAGTTTCCTCGGGCTTGACTCGCATGTGTCGCTGATCCTGGTCTATACGTCGGGGGCGATGAGCATCAATGTCTTCCTGGTGAAGGGCTATCTGGATACGATCCCGCGCGAACTGGACGAGTCGGCACAGGTAGACGGCGCGACGCACTGGCAAGTGTTCAGCAAGATCACCCTGCCGCTGGCGATGCCGATCCTGATCACGATTGGGGTGCTGACGTTCATGGCGATCTACGGCGACTTTGTGCTGCCGAGGGTGCTGCTGCAAAGCGCCGATAAGCTGACGATCATGGTCGGGCTGTACATGTTCCAATCAGCGGACTACGCACAGAACTGGGGCGTGTTTACGGCGGGCGCGGTGATCGCGGCGCTGCCGATCCTGGGACTGTACCTGCTGCTTCAGAGATACATCATCGGCGGCCTGACTTCGGGCGCGGTGAAACTGTAA
- a CDS encoding beta-galactosidase produces MNANEDQPNQATTEPGTRQTLLLSKLWHGADYNYEQWLHAPEVLDEDFRLMGEAHCNIMSVGIFAWSMLEPSEGEYSFDWLDGLMDRLTENGMFAALATPSAAPPPWLSQRYPETRRVNAQGRREPHRRRQNFCYSSPVYRQKTAEMNRRLAERYGDHPALLLWHVSNEYTASQCHCDLCLGAFHEWLKARYGSLDALNAAYWSTFWSHRYSEWEQIEPVDPSMQGLMLDWQRFTSDRALDFYLAECAPLREITPDKPITTNFMQPDVGLDYWRFAPHVDIVSWDSYPRWHLGEDSATGLQTAFYHDLHRSYKGQPFLLMESTPSVTNWQGISRLKQPGMLRLASVQAVAHGANSVQYFQWRQSRGGEEKFHGAVVSHSGADNRTFRDVSAVGELLGRMGAAATAVVKAKVAVVYDFENEWALNHAALPHSNGKHYQRTCREHYGSFWRRGIATDVIHAEADLSRYRLVVAPMLYMLKRGVAERLAAFVQSGGTLIMTYLSGLVDEADLCFQGGLPTPLRRTLGLYPQETDALPPEKTGRIVPVSGNLLGLGAEAPFFDYADLTCLEGAQPVAVYGSEFYAGSAAVTVNAYGAGHAYYLATRTDEAHLDALYGAICAQIGMEAALPVVPAGTSVQYRESGGTGYLFVMNFAHAAKRVDVGEGWTDVETGLPVAPLVDLAALGSRIIRRQQA; encoded by the coding sequence ATGAACGCAAACGAAGACCAGCCGAATCAGGCGACAACCGAGCCGGGGACGCGGCAGACGCTGCTCCTTTCGAAGCTGTGGCACGGCGCGGATTACAACTACGAGCAGTGGCTGCACGCGCCGGAAGTGCTGGACGAGGACTTCCGGCTGATGGGCGAGGCGCACTGCAACATTATGAGCGTGGGCATCTTCGCGTGGTCGATGCTTGAACCCAGTGAGGGGGAGTACAGCTTCGACTGGCTGGACGGGCTGATGGACCGGCTGACTGAGAATGGGATGTTTGCCGCGCTGGCGACGCCGAGCGCCGCACCGCCCCCATGGCTGTCGCAGCGGTATCCTGAGACGCGGCGCGTCAACGCGCAGGGGCGACGGGAGCCGCACCGCCGACGCCAGAACTTCTGCTACTCTTCGCCAGTGTACCGGCAGAAGACCGCGGAAATGAACCGGCGGCTGGCCGAGCGCTACGGCGACCATCCGGCGCTGCTGCTGTGGCACGTCTCGAACGAGTACACGGCGTCGCAGTGCCACTGCGACCTATGCCTGGGCGCCTTCCACGAGTGGTTGAAGGCGCGATACGGGAGCCTGGATGCGCTCAACGCGGCGTATTGGTCGACGTTCTGGAGCCACCGCTACAGCGAGTGGGAGCAGATCGAGCCGGTTGACCCGTCGATGCAAGGGCTGATGCTGGACTGGCAGCGTTTCACCAGCGACCGCGCGCTGGACTTTTACCTGGCGGAATGCGCGCCGCTGCGCGAGATCACGCCGGACAAGCCGATCACGACGAACTTCATGCAGCCCGATGTGGGGCTGGACTACTGGCGGTTTGCGCCGCACGTGGACATCGTGTCGTGGGACAGTTATCCACGCTGGCACCTGGGCGAGGATAGCGCGACGGGCCTGCAAACTGCGTTCTACCACGACCTGCACCGGTCGTACAAAGGCCAACCGTTCCTGCTGATGGAGTCCACGCCGAGCGTGACCAACTGGCAGGGCATCAGCCGCCTGAAACAACCGGGGATGCTCCGGCTGGCGTCGGTGCAAGCGGTGGCCCACGGCGCGAACAGCGTACAGTACTTCCAGTGGCGGCAGAGCCGTGGCGGCGAGGAGAAGTTCCACGGCGCGGTGGTCAGCCACAGCGGGGCGGATAACCGGACGTTCCGGGATGTGAGCGCCGTCGGCGAGCTGCTCGGGCGGATGGGGGCGGCGGCGACGGCGGTTGTGAAGGCGAAAGTCGCCGTGGTGTACGACTTCGAGAACGAATGGGCGCTGAACCACGCTGCGCTGCCGCACAGCAATGGCAAGCACTACCAGCGGACGTGCCGGGAGCATTACGGCAGCTTCTGGCGGCGGGGGATCGCCACGGACGTGATCCATGCCGAGGCGGACCTGTCGCGTTACCGGCTGGTGGTGGCGCCGATGCTGTACATGCTGAAGCGCGGCGTCGCAGAGCGGCTGGCGGCCTTCGTCCAGTCGGGCGGCACACTGATTATGACGTATCTGTCCGGGCTGGTGGATGAGGCCGACCTGTGCTTCCAAGGCGGACTCCCGACCCCGCTGCGGCGGACACTTGGCCTGTACCCGCAAGAAACGGACGCGCTACCGCCCGAAAAAACCGGGCGGATCGTGCCGGTGAGCGGAAACCTGCTCGGATTGGGCGCCGAAGCGCCGTTTTTCGACTACGCCGACCTGACGTGCCTGGAAGGCGCGCAGCCGGTGGCCGTATACGGCTCGGAGTTCTACGCGGGCAGCGCCGCCGTTACAGTCAATGCGTATGGAGCCGGACACGCCTATTACCTGGCGACACGGACAGATGAGGCGCACCTGGACGCGCTGTACGGCGCCATCTGCGCGCAGATCGGCATGGAAGCGGCGCTGCCGGTGGTCCCGGCCGGAACGTCGGTGCAGTACCGCGAAAGCGGCGGGACGGGCTATCTTTTCGTGATGAACTTCGCCCACGCGGCCAAGCGGGTCGATGTGGGCGAAGGATGGACGGATGTGGAAACTGGCCTGCCGGTCGCTCCTCTCGTAGACTTAGCGGCGCTCGGATCGCGCATAATCAGGAGACAACAGGCATGA
- a CDS encoding glycosyl hydrolase 53 family protein → MKIRAIVLVILLVAAFTATAQQETPPDYFLGVDLSYVNEMEDCGAVYRVDGEPRDPYEIFHDAGANLVRLRLWHAPDWTDYSTLEDVTRSMERAKALGMAVLLDFHYSDTWADPGKQIIPAAWEDLDDAALGAALYEYTYDVLMQLDAQGLMPELVQVGNEINSEILRAEGTSGTPIDWERNAALINQGIRAVRDAGAAGSSAPRVMLHIAKPESVEGWLRTAVRAGVTDFDVIGISYYPGWSSHSIRTIDNIVKSLRERFEKDVMIVETSYPWTLRGANESAGNILGDDFLDPDYPATPEGQRQFMIDLTQAVLNGGGTGVIYWEPGWVSTPCETLWGTGSHWENATVFDFTNDNAVHAGIEWLGYPYTLPDEAP, encoded by the coding sequence ATGAAGATCAGGGCGATTGTCCTCGTAATTCTGCTGGTGGCGGCCTTCACGGCGACCGCACAGCAGGAGACGCCGCCGGACTATTTTCTGGGCGTCGACCTGTCGTATGTCAACGAGATGGAAGACTGCGGCGCGGTATACCGCGTGGACGGCGAGCCACGCGACCCCTACGAGATCTTCCATGATGCCGGCGCGAACCTGGTGCGGCTGCGCTTGTGGCACGCGCCGGACTGGACCGACTACAGCACACTTGAAGACGTCACCCGTTCGATGGAACGGGCCAAGGCGCTGGGTATGGCGGTGCTGCTCGACTTCCACTACTCGGATACGTGGGCGGACCCGGGCAAACAGATCATCCCGGCAGCGTGGGAAGACCTGGACGACGCGGCGCTGGGGGCCGCGCTGTATGAGTACACCTACGACGTGCTGATGCAGCTCGACGCGCAGGGGCTGATGCCGGAGCTGGTGCAGGTCGGCAACGAGATCAACAGCGAAATCCTGCGCGCCGAAGGCACGTCCGGGACGCCGATCGACTGGGAGCGCAACGCGGCGCTGATCAACCAGGGAATCCGCGCGGTCCGGGATGCGGGCGCGGCAGGATCGAGCGCGCCGCGGGTGATGCTGCACATCGCCAAGCCGGAAAGCGTCGAGGGCTGGCTGCGGACGGCGGTGCGCGCCGGCGTGACCGACTTCGACGTGATCGGCATCTCGTATTACCCCGGCTGGTCGAGCCACTCGATCCGCACGATCGACAACATCGTCAAGAGCCTGCGCGAGCGGTTCGAAAAAGACGTGATGATCGTCGAGACGTCGTATCCGTGGACACTGCGCGGCGCGAACGAGAGCGCCGGCAACATTCTGGGCGACGACTTCCTCGACCCGGACTATCCCGCGACACCGGAGGGCCAGCGCCAGTTCATGATCGACCTGACGCAAGCGGTGCTGAACGGCGGCGGGACGGGCGTGATCTACTGGGAGCCGGGGTGGGTGTCTACCCCGTGCGAGACACTGTGGGGCACCGGATCACACTGGGAGAACGCCACGGTCTTCGACTTCACGAACGATAACGCCGTCCACGCCGGGATCGAGTGGCTCGGCTATCCGTATACGCTGCCTGACGAGGCGCCGTAG